From the Musa acuminata AAA Group cultivar baxijiao chromosome BXJ3-7, Cavendish_Baxijiao_AAA, whole genome shotgun sequence genome, one window contains:
- the LOC135643509 gene encoding uncharacterized membrane protein At1g16860-like — MGSRFPSHQLSNGLYVSGRPEQPKEKPPVICSTAMPYTGGDIKKSGELGKMFDLHVEKSRKSGPLSNTPSRNRSFGGAASHSGPIMPNGPGQSSYAAPGSGSSFVTGGSGRQKSNSGPLRHGDSVKKSSGPQSGGVTPMARQNSGPLPPVLPTTGLITSGPISSGPLNSSGAPRKVSGSLDSTKSMKPHSTSIVHNQAVTNLTQENDYLFKGSLPKPILWSVILLFVMGFIAGGFILGAVQNAILLIVVVTIFGVVIVLSFWNTCFGRRAIVGFIAQYPDADLRNAKDGQYVKVSGVVTCGNFPLESSYHKVPRCVYTSTGLYEYRGWDSRTANSQRRCFTWGLRSMERHVVDFYISDFQSGLRALVKAGYGSKVTPYVDESIVIDVNPNNMDLSPEFLRWLQERNLSSDDRMVMRLKEGYVKEGSTVSVMGIVQKNENVLMIVPPSEPFSTGCQWAKCIVPSSLDGIILRCEDTSNVDVIPV; from the exons ATGGGTTCCAGATTCCCATCGCACCAGCTCAGCAATGGCCTCTATGTTTCAGGCCGACCTGAGCAACCCAAGGAGAAGCCTCCAGTGATTTGCTCCACAGCCATGCCATATACAGGTGGAGATATTAAAAAATCTGGGGAACTAGGGAAGATGTTTGATCTTCATGTGGAAAAATCCAGAAAATCTGGGCCTCTTAGTAATACCCCTTCAAGAAATCGATCATTTGGAGGTGCTGCTTCCCACTCAGGGCCTATCATGCCTAATGGCCCTGGGCAGTCTTCTTATGCAGCCCCAGGTTCTGGTTCTTCATTTGTCACTGGTGGTTCTGGTAGGCAGAAATCTAACTCTGGCCCGCTTAGACATGGGGATTCAGTTAAAAAGTCATCTGGGCCTCAATCTGGAGGTGTCACCCCAATGGCTCGCCAAAACTCTGGCCCTCTTCCACCGGTACTGCCAACTACAGGTCTCATCACTTCGGGGCCAATATCTTCTGGGCCACTTAATTCATCTGGAGCCCCTCGGAAAGTATCAGGTTCTCTGGATTCTACTAAGTCAATGAAGCCACATAGCACCTCCATTGTTCATAACCAAGCTGTCACTAATCTCACTCAGGAGAATGATTATTTGTTCAAGGGGAGCTTGCCTAAGCCTATCCTTTGGTCTGTCATTTTGTTGTTTGTGATGGGGTTTATTGCAGGTGGCTTCATTCTTGGTGCTGTTCAAAATGCCATTCTTCTTATTGTTGTCGTAACCATATTTGGAGTTGTCATTGTGCTTTCCTTTTGGAATACTTGTTTTGGACGAAGAGCAATTGTAGGATTCATTGCCCAGTATCCTGATGCTGATCTGCGAAATGCAAAGGACGGGCAGTATGTCAAGGTCTCCGGG GTTGTTACGTGTGGAAACTTTCCACTCGAGTCATCATATCATAAGGTCCCCAGATGTGTGTACACATCCACTGGTCTATATGAATACAGGGGCTGGGACTCAAGGACTGCCAATTCCCAGCGTCGATGTTTTACCTGGGGATTAAGATCAATGGAG AGGCATGTGGTAGACTTTTACATATCTGATTTTCAATCGGGATTGAGAGCTCTGGTCAAAGCTGGTTATGGTTCTAAGGTGACCCCATATGTCGATGAGTCTATTGTTATCGACGTCAACCCAAACAACATGGACTTGTCTCCTGAATTTCTCAGGTGGTTGCAAGAGAGGAACCTTTCCAGTGATGACCGCATGGTGATGCGCCTGAAAGAAGG TTATGTCAAAGAGGGCAGCACCGTGAGTGTAATGGGGATCGTCCAAAAGAATGAGAATGTTCTAATGATAGTTCCTCCTTCTGAGCCCTTCTCCACAGGATGCCAGTGGGCGAAGTGCATAGTTCCATCAAGCCTCGACGGAATAATATTGAGATGTGAAGACACTTCAAATGTTGATGTCATACCGGTATAA